One segment of Streptomyces roseifaciens DNA contains the following:
- a CDS encoding bile acid:sodium symporter family protein, protein MSTPRIAPTAADRTARLAVTVFPLLVLAAGGVGLAAPSHFTGWAPAVPWLLGVVMFTMGLTLTGDDFRAVAKRPWAVGLGLVAHYVIMPGLGWLIATVLGLPPQLAAGVILVGCAPSGTASNVVTYLARGDVALSVSVATVSTLVAPLVTPPLTLLLADRFLDVDAGAMLTDILKTVLVPVLGGALVRMAAGRWIGKVLRALPALSALTIAVLVLIVVSGSASRIKDAAALVLLAVVLHNGLGLALGYAAGRLARLGRPSSRAMAFEVGMQNSGLAASLATAHFSPAAALPAAIFSVWHNVSGAAVAAWMSRRPHP, encoded by the coding sequence ATGTCGACCCCGCGGATAGCCCCGACAGCCGCCGACCGGACGGCGCGGCTGGCTGTCACCGTGTTCCCCCTGCTCGTCCTCGCCGCCGGAGGGGTGGGGCTCGCCGCACCCTCCCACTTCACCGGCTGGGCGCCCGCCGTGCCCTGGCTGCTGGGCGTCGTGATGTTCACGATGGGCCTCACGCTCACCGGCGACGACTTCCGCGCCGTCGCCAAACGGCCCTGGGCGGTCGGGCTCGGCCTCGTCGCCCACTACGTGATCATGCCGGGGCTGGGCTGGCTGATCGCCACGGTGCTCGGGCTGCCGCCGCAGCTGGCCGCCGGGGTGATCCTCGTCGGCTGCGCGCCGAGCGGGACGGCGTCCAACGTCGTCACGTACCTCGCGCGCGGGGACGTCGCCCTGTCCGTGTCCGTCGCCACCGTCTCCACGCTCGTCGCGCCGCTCGTCACCCCGCCGTTGACGCTGCTGCTGGCGGACCGGTTCCTGGACGTGGACGCGGGCGCGATGCTCACCGACATCCTCAAGACCGTGCTCGTGCCGGTGCTCGGCGGGGCGCTCGTGCGGATGGCCGCGGGGCGGTGGATCGGCAAGGTGCTGCGCGCCCTGCCGGCGCTCTCGGCGCTGACGATCGCCGTCCTCGTCCTCATCGTGGTCTCGGGCAGCGCGTCCCGCATCAAGGACGCGGCCGCGCTCGTCCTCCTCGCCGTCGTCCTCCACAACGGCCTCGGCCTCGCCCTCGGCTACGCGGCGGGCCGGCTCGCCCGGCTCGGCCGCCCGTCGAGCCGGGCCATGGCCTTCGAGGTCGGCATGCAGAACTCGGGCCTGGCGGCGTCACTGGCCACGGCCCACTTCAGCCCGGCGGCGGCGCTGCCG
- a CDS encoding SCO1860 family LAETG-anchored protein translates to MPARRLAALAAAVTTVAAAAAGPAYATGGGTASPAEAKTGTSTGTGTGTGANTTGTGKAGAVVLRTGLDVSLLSKTVHVPLRASLNEVQAPAGADKTALTVTLNGVDQGKPVDVLRADAATARATADRTKAEAYANLARARVHVPGLPLLSLVEVEKVTSRAVCTAGGKPTAASNLLGAVTVLGKKVTLTTAGTTKVEVPGVGEVRLDLSRTGTTSRTAAATALRLKVSVNPLRLNVAGVRGELTLAEATCETPPGAAHDPAAKPKPEPEPKSKSKSADSASAPAAGPQTVAHKAAEPAAKDLAATGGSSATPYVAGGAALLVAAGAGALVVTRRRSAARRGD, encoded by the coding sequence ATGCCCGCACGCAGGCTCGCCGCCCTCGCCGCGGCGGTCACGACCGTCGCCGCCGCGGCCGCCGGCCCCGCGTACGCCACCGGAGGCGGCACCGCCTCCCCGGCCGAAGCCAAGACCGGCACCAGCACCGGCACCGGCACCGGCACCGGCGCCAACACCACCGGCACCGGCAAAGCCGGCGCCGTCGTCCTGCGCACCGGCCTCGACGTCTCCCTGCTCAGCAAGACCGTCCACGTGCCCCTCAGGGCATCCCTCAACGAGGTGCAGGCCCCCGCCGGCGCCGACAAGACCGCACTCACCGTCACCCTCAACGGCGTCGACCAGGGCAAGCCCGTCGACGTCCTGCGCGCCGACGCGGCCACCGCCCGCGCGACCGCCGACCGCACGAAGGCCGAGGCGTACGCGAACCTCGCCCGCGCCCGCGTGCACGTCCCCGGCCTGCCGCTGCTCTCCCTCGTCGAGGTCGAGAAGGTCACGTCGCGCGCCGTCTGCACGGCGGGCGGGAAGCCCACCGCCGCCTCGAACCTCCTCGGCGCCGTCACCGTCCTCGGCAAGAAGGTCACGCTGACCACGGCCGGGACGACCAAGGTGGAGGTCCCGGGCGTCGGCGAGGTGCGCCTCGACCTGTCGCGGACCGGCACCACGTCCCGTACGGCCGCGGCCACGGCCCTGCGCCTGAAGGTGTCCGTCAACCCCCTGCGGCTGAACGTCGCCGGAGTCCGGGGCGAACTCACCCTCGCCGAGGCCACGTGCGAGACCCCGCCGGGCGCCGCCCACGACCCGGCCGCGAAGCCGAAGCCGGAGCCGGAGCCGAAGTCCAAGTCCAAGTCGGCGGACTCCGCCTCCGCCCCCGCGGCCGGACCGCAGACCGTGGCGCACAAGGCCGCGGAGCCCGCCGCGAAGGACCTCGCCGCGACCGGCGGCAGTTCCGCCACGCCCTACGTCGCGGGCGGCGCGGCCCTCCTCGTCGCCGCGGGGGCGGGCGCCCTCGTCGTCACCCGCCGCCGCTCGGCCGCCCGCCGCGGCGACTGA
- the cobC gene encoding Rv2231c family pyridoxal phosphate-dependent protein CobC: MNDDQQQTDERRRPAAMHTPSEPDLRHHGDAEVRGAGAELTDLAVNVRAGTPPVWLREHIAASLDGLAAYPDGRAARRAVAERHGLPEERVLLTAGAAEAFVLLARALRVRRPVVVHPQFTEPEAALRDAGHRVERVLLDEADGFRLDPRAVPGDADLVVVGNPTNPTSVLHPARDLARLARPGRTLVVDEAFMDAVPGEAESLASVTDLPGLIVLRSLTKTWGLAGLRIGYVLASPGTIARLERAQPLWPVSSPALAAAEVCSAPPALAEAARAADRLAEDRTYLAAAVGQFEGVRVHGPAAGPFLLIRVRGAAAVRGRLRGLGFAVRRGDTFPGLGPDYLRLAVRDRETTDRFAEALGKALAEG; encoded by the coding sequence GTGAACGACGACCAGCAGCAAACGGACGAGAGAAGGCGGCCCGCGGCCATGCACACTCCCAGCGAACCCGACCTGCGCCACCACGGTGACGCCGAAGTGCGGGGTGCCGGCGCGGAGCTGACGGACCTCGCGGTGAACGTGCGGGCGGGCACGCCCCCGGTGTGGCTGCGCGAGCACATCGCCGCGTCGCTCGACGGGCTCGCCGCCTACCCGGACGGGCGCGCCGCCCGGCGGGCGGTGGCGGAGCGGCACGGGCTGCCGGAGGAGCGCGTGCTGCTGACGGCGGGGGCCGCGGAGGCGTTCGTCCTGCTCGCGCGGGCGCTGCGGGTGCGGCGGCCGGTGGTGGTGCACCCTCAGTTCACGGAGCCGGAGGCGGCGCTGCGGGACGCCGGGCACCGGGTGGAGCGGGTGCTGCTCGACGAGGCGGACGGGTTCCGGCTGGACCCGCGTGCGGTGCCGGGCGACGCGGACCTGGTCGTCGTCGGCAATCCGACCAACCCCACGTCCGTCCTCCACCCGGCGCGGGACCTGGCGCGGCTCGCCCGGCCGGGGCGGACGCTGGTGGTCGACGAGGCGTTCATGGACGCGGTGCCGGGCGAGGCCGAGTCGCTGGCGTCCGTCACGGACCTGCCGGGGCTGATCGTGCTGCGCAGCCTCACCAAGACATGGGGGCTGGCGGGGCTGCGGATCGGCTACGTGCTCGCGTCGCCCGGCACCATAGCCAGGCTGGAGCGGGCCCAGCCGCTGTGGCCGGTGTCGTCGCCGGCGCTGGCCGCGGCGGAGGTGTGCAGCGCTCCCCCGGCGCTCGCGGAGGCCGCGCGCGCCGCGGACCGTCTCGCCGAGGACCGGACCTATCTCGCGGCCGCGGTCGGCCAGTTCGAGGGGGTCCGGGTCCACGGTCCGGCGGCCGGGCCGTTCCTGCTGATCCGGGTGCGGGGTGCCGCGGCCGTGCGGGGCAGGCTGCGGGGGCTGGGGTTCGCGGTGCGCCGCGGCGACACGTTCCCGGGGCTCGGGCCGGACTACCTGCGCCTCGCGGTCCGGGACCGGGAGACCACGGACCGCTTCGCGGAGGCCCTCGGCAAGGCGCTGGCCGAGGGCTGA
- a CDS encoding cobalamin biosynthesis protein has translation MSAVGDAVRGPAAEQRHQERAHGDHDRHGSTLLAAAVSPAGPALALVPAAPAVYVGVGARRGVTAAEVLELVERTLAEAGGRGLRPAALATAEAKAGEGGLVEAAAELGVPLRVYGAGALAGVAVTDPSAAALAAVGTPAVAEAAALLAAGEGGVLAVGKRKSARVTCAVAYGRG, from the coding sequence GTGTCTGCGGTCGGTGATGCGGTGCGCGGCCCAGCCGCCGAGCAGCGTCATCAGGAACGCGCCCATGGCGATCACGACCGGCACGGTTCCACCCTTCTCGCGGCTGCAGTATCTCCTGCGGGTCCGGCCCTCGCACTCGTACCCGCCGCACCCGCCGTGTACGTGGGGGTGGGCGCCCGGCGCGGCGTGACGGCCGCGGAGGTGCTGGAGCTGGTGGAGCGGACGCTGGCGGAGGCCGGGGGGCGGGGGCTGCGGCCGGCGGCGCTGGCGACGGCCGAGGCGAAGGCGGGCGAGGGCGGGCTGGTGGAGGCGGCGGCCGAGCTGGGCGTGCCGCTGCGGGTGTACGGGGCCGGTGCGCTGGCCGGGGTCGCGGTGACGGACCCCTCGGCCGCCGCGCTGGCCGCCGTGGGGACGCCCGCGGTGGCGGAGGCGGCGGCGCTGCTGGCGGCCGGGGAGGGCGGCGTGCTGGCCGTGGGGAAGCGGAAGTCGGCGCGGGTGACGTGCGCGGTGGCGTACGGGCGCGGGTGA
- a CDS encoding ZIP family metal transporter has translation MGAFLMTLLGGWAAHRITDRRHLVLGFAGGLMLGVVGLDLLPEALEAAGQDVFGVPAALLCFVAGFLAAHMVERLLAVRKAAHGVSAAERTPQVGLTAAAALVGHSAMDGVAIGAAFQVDHGVAVAVAVAVIAHDFADGFNTYTITDLYGNDRHRALLMLAADAVAPLIGAASTLLFTLPAGFLGVYLGFFGGVLLYLATSDILPEAHHTHPAVSTLACTVAGAGFIWLVVGLAH, from the coding sequence ATGGGCGCGTTCCTGATGACGCTGCTCGGCGGCTGGGCCGCGCACCGCATCACCGACCGCAGACACCTCGTCCTGGGGTTCGCGGGCGGGCTGATGCTCGGCGTCGTCGGCCTCGACCTGCTGCCCGAGGCCCTGGAGGCCGCCGGTCAGGACGTCTTCGGCGTGCCGGCCGCCCTGCTGTGCTTCGTCGCCGGCTTCCTCGCCGCCCACATGGTCGAGCGGCTCCTGGCCGTCCGCAAGGCCGCCCACGGCGTCAGCGCCGCCGAACGCACCCCGCAGGTCGGTCTCACCGCGGCCGCCGCCCTCGTGGGTCACAGCGCCATGGACGGCGTCGCCATCGGCGCGGCCTTCCAGGTCGACCACGGCGTGGCGGTCGCCGTCGCCGTGGCCGTCATCGCGCACGACTTCGCGGACGGCTTCAACACGTACACGATCACCGACCTGTACGGGAACGACCGGCACCGCGCCCTCCTGATGCTCGCCGCGGACGCCGTCGCCCCCCTCATCGGCGCGGCGTCCACCCTGCTGTTCACCCTCCCGGCCGGATTCCTCGGCGTCTACCTCGGCTTCTTCGGCGGCGTGCTGCTCTACCTGGCCACGTCCGACATCCTCCCCGAGGCCCACCACACCCACCCGGCCGTCTCCACGCTCGCCTGCACGGTGGCCGGGGCGGGCTTCATCTGGCTGGTCGTGGGCCTCGCTCACTGA
- a CDS encoding cobyrinate a,c-diamide synthase, translating to MVSTHIPRLVIAAPASGSGKTTVATGLMRAFADAGLAVSPHKVGPDYIDPGYHALATGRPGRNLDAYMCGPDRIAPLFLHGAAGCDVAVVEGVMGLYDGASGQGELASTAHVAKLLKAPVVLVVDASSQSRSVAALVHGFASWDPEVRVAGVILNKVGSDRHEALLREALTESGVPVLGAVRRAEQVHTPSRHLGLVPVAERSTEATDAVAAQAARVREGCDLEGLLALARTAPPLVDEPWAPHGLWAGAPASPTPTGLRTGAPASHPTPTGLRAGVPDSPTPTGLWAGVPQSGTGGHKPATGPHPKNKPVIAVAGGPAFTFSYTEHTELLKAAGADVVTFDPLRDEALPDRTAALVIGGGFPEVYAPELSANEPLRKEVAALAATGAPVVAECAGLLYLSRSLDGKPMCGVLPADARMSGRLTLGYREAVAIADNVLAQAGTRVRGHEFHRTVTEPGAGGTPAWGFTHPERRTEGFARDGVHASYLHVHWAGAPGTAARLVAAAAAAATAGGAGERQ from the coding sequence GTGGTGAGTACGCACATCCCCCGCCTGGTCATCGCCGCCCCGGCCTCCGGCAGCGGCAAGACCACGGTGGCCACCGGCCTGATGCGGGCCTTCGCGGACGCGGGGCTCGCCGTGTCGCCGCACAAGGTCGGCCCGGACTACATCGACCCGGGCTACCACGCGCTCGCGACGGGCCGCCCCGGCCGCAACCTGGACGCGTACATGTGCGGCCCGGACCGGATCGCCCCGCTGTTCCTGCACGGGGCCGCGGGCTGCGACGTCGCGGTCGTCGAGGGCGTGATGGGCCTCTACGACGGGGCGAGCGGACAGGGCGAGCTGGCGTCGACGGCCCACGTGGCCAAGCTGCTCAAGGCCCCGGTCGTCCTGGTCGTCGACGCGTCGTCGCAGTCGCGGTCGGTGGCCGCGCTGGTGCACGGCTTCGCGTCCTGGGACCCGGAGGTACGGGTCGCGGGCGTCATCCTCAACAAGGTCGGCTCGGACCGGCACGAGGCGCTGCTGCGGGAAGCGCTGACGGAGTCGGGCGTACCGGTCCTCGGCGCGGTACGCCGCGCCGAGCAGGTCCACACGCCCTCGCGCCACCTGGGCCTTGTCCCGGTGGCCGAACGCAGCACGGAAGCGACGGACGCGGTGGCGGCCCAGGCCGCCCGGGTGAGGGAGGGCTGCGACCTGGAGGGGTTGCTGGCGCTTGCGCGCACGGCGCCTCCGCTGGTGGACGAGCCATGGGCACCCCATGGGCTGTGGGCAGGCGCCCCGGCTTCCCCCACCCCCACCGGTTTGCGAACAGGCGCCCCGGCTTCCCACCCCACCCCCACCGGTTTGCGGGCAGGCGTCCCCGATTCCCCCACCCCCACCGGTTTGTGGGCAGGCGTCCCGCAGAGCGGGACGGGTGGGCACAAACCGGCCACCGGGCCGCACCCGAAGAACAAACCGGTGATCGCCGTGGCCGGCGGCCCGGCGTTCACGTTCTCGTACACGGAGCACACGGAGCTCCTGAAGGCCGCCGGCGCGGACGTCGTCACCTTCGACCCCCTCCGCGACGAGGCCCTCCCGGACCGCACCGCCGCCCTCGTCATAGGCGGCGGATTCCCCGAGGTCTACGCCCCGGAGCTCTCCGCGAACGAACCCCTCCGCAAGGAGGTCGCCGCCCTCGCGGCAACCGGCGCCCCGGTCGTCGCCGAGTGCGCGGGCCTGCTCTACCTCTCCCGTTCGCTGGACGGCAAGCCCATGTGCGGCGTGCTCCCCGCGGACGCCCGCATGTCCGGCCGGCTCACCCTCGGCTACCGCGAGGCGGTGGCCATCGCGGACAACGTGCTGGCGCAGGCGGGCACGCGCGTCCGGGGGCACGAGTTCCACCGCACGGTGACCGAGCCGGGCGCGGGCGGGACCCCCGCCTGGGGGTTCACCCACCCGGAGCGCCGTACGGAGGGCTTCGCACGCGACGGGGTGCACGCCTCGTACCTGCACGTGCACTGGGCGGGCGCCCCGGGCACGGCCGCCCGCCTGGTGGCGGCCGCGGCCGCGGCAGCGACCGCGGGCGGTGCCGGCGAGCGTCAGTGA
- the cobO gene encoding cob(I)yrinic acid a,c-diamide adenosyltransferase: MPQGQPTVVPDDGLTTRQRRNRPLVFVHTGLGKGKSTAAFGLALRAWNQGWPVGVFQFVKSAKWKVGEENALRVLGASGEGGTVAWHKMGEGWSWIQRDPKDGEQSNEDKAREGWEQVKRDLAAETHKLYVLDEFAYPLHWGWIDTGEVIEVLRDRPGTQHVVITGRNAPQALVDFADLVTDMSKVKHPMDTGQKGQRGIEW; encoded by the coding sequence ATGCCCCAGGGACAGCCGACCGTCGTTCCCGACGACGGACTCACCACGCGTCAGCGCCGCAACCGGCCGCTGGTCTTCGTCCACACCGGCCTCGGCAAGGGCAAGTCCACGGCCGCCTTCGGCCTGGCGCTGCGGGCGTGGAACCAGGGCTGGCCGGTCGGGGTGTTCCAGTTCGTGAAGTCGGCGAAGTGGAAGGTCGGCGAGGAGAACGCGCTGCGGGTGCTCGGTGCGTCGGGCGAGGGCGGCACGGTCGCCTGGCACAAGATGGGCGAGGGCTGGTCGTGGATCCAGCGCGACCCCAAGGACGGCGAGCAGAGCAACGAGGACAAGGCGCGCGAGGGCTGGGAGCAGGTCAAGCGCGACCTGGCCGCCGAGACGCACAAGCTCTACGTGCTGGACGAGTTCGCCTACCCCCTGCACTGGGGGTGGATCGACACGGGCGAGGTGATCGAGGTGCTGCGCGACCGCCCCGGCACCCAGCACGTGGTGATCACGGGCCGCAACGCCCCGCAGGCGCTCGTCGACTTCGCCGACCTGGTCACCGACATGTCCAAGGTCAAGCACCCGATGGACACCGGGCAGAAGGGCCAGCGGGGCATCGAGTGGTGA
- a CDS encoding putative cobaltochelatase, translating into MDDMRLGLLLNAISPSIGGVLVRGEKGTAKTTTVRALSTLLPWIDAVAGCRFSCDPASPDARCPDGPHEDGAAHAARAARMVELPVGASEDRLVGALDIERALGEGVKAFEPGLLAAAHRGVLYVDEVNLLGDHLVDALLDAAATGAAYVEREGVSVRHASRFLLVGTMNPEEGELRPQLLDRFGLTVEVAASREPDERVEVVRRRLAYDEDPAAFAAKWAAEEETLRERIAAARALLPSVRLGDGALRRIAAVCAGFEVDGMRADIVTARTATALAAWAGRTDVTTADVRQAALLSLPHRRRRNPFDAPGLDEDKLDEILGRFEDDEPEPEPEPEPEPEGPDDDGPDGGPEGGGPDGSGPDGGGQPPQDGTGSDGTPDVPQQRQEPESTGPEPASPEGPDAPEGAPARGETPEAPAVAAADPFRTRKFDVPGLGEGADGRRSRARTAHGRTTGSRRPRGTLSKLHLAATVQAAAPHQRARGRSGAGLVVRRDDLREAVREGREGNLVLFVVDASGSMAARKRMGAVKGAVLSLLLDAYQRRDKIGMVTFRGAGADVALPPTSSVDTGAARLEKLPTGGRTPLAAGLLQAHEVLRVERLRDPSRRPLLVVVTDGRATGGPEPLARAARAARLLAGEGTASVVVDCEQGPVRLGLAAELGRELRGPVVTLDELRADSVSALVRTVRTAHTRKAA; encoded by the coding sequence ATGGACGACATGCGGCTGGGCCTGCTCCTCAACGCCATCTCGCCGTCCATCGGCGGGGTGCTCGTACGGGGTGAGAAGGGCACGGCGAAGACGACGACCGTCCGCGCCCTGTCCACGCTGCTGCCGTGGATCGACGCCGTCGCCGGATGCCGGTTCTCGTGCGACCCGGCGTCCCCCGACGCCCGCTGCCCGGACGGCCCGCACGAGGACGGGGCGGCGCACGCCGCCCGTGCCGCCCGCATGGTCGAACTGCCCGTCGGCGCCTCCGAGGACCGGCTCGTGGGGGCGCTCGACATCGAACGCGCGCTGGGCGAGGGCGTGAAGGCGTTCGAGCCGGGCCTGCTGGCCGCCGCGCACCGGGGCGTGCTGTACGTCGACGAGGTCAACCTGCTGGGCGACCACCTGGTCGACGCCCTCCTCGACGCGGCCGCCACCGGCGCCGCCTACGTCGAGCGCGAAGGCGTCTCCGTACGCCACGCGTCCCGCTTCCTCCTCGTCGGCACCATGAACCCCGAAGAGGGCGAACTGCGCCCCCAGCTCCTGGACCGCTTCGGCCTGACCGTCGAGGTCGCGGCCTCGCGCGAGCCCGACGAGCGCGTCGAGGTCGTCCGGCGCCGACTGGCGTACGACGAGGACCCGGCCGCCTTCGCCGCGAAGTGGGCGGCGGAGGAGGAGACGCTGCGCGAGCGGATCGCCGCCGCCCGCGCGCTGCTGCCGTCCGTACGCCTGGGCGACGGCGCGCTGCGCCGCATCGCCGCCGTGTGCGCGGGCTTCGAGGTGGACGGCATGCGCGCGGACATCGTGACCGCGCGCACCGCGACCGCACTCGCCGCGTGGGCGGGCCGCACGGACGTGACGACGGCCGACGTACGGCAGGCGGCGCTGCTGTCGCTGCCGCACCGGCGCCGGCGCAACCCCTTCGACGCGCCGGGCCTGGACGAGGACAAGCTCGACGAGATCCTCGGCCGGTTCGAGGACGACGAGCCGGAGCCCGAACCGGAGCCGGAGCCGGAGCCCGAGGGCCCGGACGACGACGGCCCCGACGGCGGCCCCGAGGGCGGCGGTCCCGACGGCAGCGGTCCCGACGGCGGCGGGCAGCCCCCGCAGGACGGCACGGGCTCCGACGGCACCCCCGACGTCCCGCAGCAGCGCCAGGAGCCGGAGTCCACCGGCCCCGAGCCCGCCTCCCCGGAGGGCCCGGACGCCCCCGAGGGCGCCCCCGCCCGCGGGGAGACCCCCGAGGCCCCGGCCGTCGCCGCGGCCGACCCCTTCCGCACCCGCAAGTTCGACGTCCCCGGTCTCGGTGAGGGCGCCGACGGCCGCCGTTCGCGGGCCCGGACGGCCCACGGCCGGACGACCGGGTCCCGCCGCCCCCGCGGCACCCTGTCCAAGCTCCACCTGGCCGCCACGGTGCAGGCCGCCGCCCCGCACCAGCGGGCGCGCGGGCGCAGCGGCGCCGGGCTCGTCGTCCGCCGCGACGACCTGCGGGAGGCGGTGCGCGAGGGCCGCGAGGGCAACCTCGTGCTGTTCGTCGTGGACGCCTCCGGCTCCATGGCCGCCCGCAAGCGGATGGGCGCCGTCAAGGGCGCGGTGCTGTCCCTGCTGCTGGACGCGTACCAGCGCCGGGACAAGATCGGCATGGTGACGTTCCGGGGCGCCGGCGCGGACGTGGCGCTGCCGCCGACGTCCTCGGTGGACACGGGCGCGGCACGGCTGGAGAAGCTGCCGACCGGCGGGCGCACGCCCCTGGCGGCGGGCCTCCTGCAGGCGCACGAGGTGCTGCGGGTGGAGCGGCTGCGCGACCCGTCGCGGCGCCCGCTGCTGGTCGTCGTCACCGACGGCCGGGCCACCGGCGGCCCGGAGCCGCTGGCGAGGGCGGCGCGCGCCGCCCGGCTGCTGGCCGGCGAGGGCACGGCGTCGGTGGTCGTGGACTGCGAGCAGGGGCCGGTGCGGCTCGGGCTCGCCGCCGAGCTGGGCCGGGAGCTGCGCGGCCCGGTCGTGACACTGGACGAGCTGCGCGCGGACAGCGTCTCCGCGCTCGTACGCACCGTACGGACCGCACACACCAGGAAGGCCGCGTAA
- a CDS encoding cobyric acid synthase, which yields MGGGLLVAGTTSDAGKSVVTAGICRWLSRKGVKVAPFKAQNMSLNSFVTREGAEIGRAQAMQAAAARVEPSALMNPVLLKPGGDRSSQVVLMGKPVGELSARGYHAGRQEQLFGTVTECLEELRRTHDAVICEGAGSPAEINLRRSDIVNMGIARAARLPVVVVGDIDRGGVFASFFGTTALLSPEDQELIAGYVVNKFRGDVTLLEPGLDMLYELTGRRTFGVLPFAHGLGIDEEDGLRVSLRGAVRESVVAPPHGADVLRVAVCAVPLMSNFTDVDALAAEPGVVVRFVDRPEELADADLVVVPGTRGTVRALAWLRERGLADALARRAAEGRPVLGICGGFQVLGERIEDEVESRAGVVEGLGLLPVRIRFDAEKTLARPVGTALGEPVEGYEIHHGVADVQGGDEPFLDGCRVGAVWGTHWHGSLESDGFRRAFLRRVAEAAGRAFVPAPDTSFAALREEQLDRLGDLIEEHADTDALLRLIEDGVPPGVPFIPPGAPAPLARNDNTGGTR from the coding sequence CTGGGCGGGGGCCTGCTGGTGGCCGGCACCACCTCGGACGCGGGCAAGAGCGTGGTGACGGCCGGCATCTGCCGCTGGCTGTCCCGCAAGGGCGTCAAGGTCGCGCCGTTCAAGGCGCAGAACATGTCGCTCAACTCGTTCGTCACGCGCGAGGGCGCGGAGATAGGCCGGGCCCAGGCCATGCAGGCGGCCGCGGCCCGCGTGGAGCCGAGCGCCCTCATGAACCCCGTGCTGCTCAAACCGGGCGGCGACCGCAGCAGCCAGGTCGTGCTGATGGGCAAGCCGGTGGGCGAGCTCAGCGCGCGCGGCTATCACGCGGGCCGCCAGGAGCAGCTGTTCGGCACGGTGACGGAGTGCCTGGAGGAGCTGCGGCGCACGCACGACGCGGTGATCTGCGAGGGCGCCGGCAGCCCGGCCGAGATCAACCTGCGGCGCAGCGACATCGTCAACATGGGCATCGCCCGGGCGGCCCGGCTGCCCGTGGTCGTGGTCGGCGACATCGACCGCGGCGGCGTCTTCGCGTCGTTCTTCGGCACGACGGCCCTGCTCTCGCCCGAGGACCAGGAGCTGATAGCGGGTTACGTCGTCAACAAGTTCCGGGGCGACGTGACGCTGCTGGAGCCCGGCCTGGACATGCTGTACGAGCTGACGGGCCGGCGGACGTTCGGCGTCCTGCCGTTCGCGCACGGCCTGGGCATCGACGAGGAGGACGGCCTGCGCGTCTCGCTGCGCGGCGCCGTACGGGAGTCGGTGGTGGCCCCGCCGCACGGGGCGGACGTGCTGCGGGTCGCGGTGTGCGCGGTGCCGCTGATGTCCAACTTCACGGACGTGGACGCGCTGGCCGCCGAGCCGGGCGTGGTCGTCCGCTTCGTGGACCGCCCCGAGGAGCTCGCCGACGCGGACCTGGTGGTCGTGCCGGGGACGCGCGGGACGGTACGGGCGCTGGCCTGGCTGCGCGAGCGCGGGCTCGCGGACGCGCTGGCCCGGCGCGCCGCCGAGGGCCGCCCGGTCCTGGGCATCTGCGGCGGCTTCCAGGTACTGGGCGAGCGGATCGAGGACGAGGTGGAGTCCCGGGCGGGCGTCGTCGAGGGGCTGGGCCTGCTGCCGGTGCGCATCCGCTTCGACGCGGAGAAGACCCTGGCACGGCCGGTGGGCACGGCCCTGGGCGAGCCCGTCGAGGGCTACGAGATCCACCACGGCGTGGCCGACGTGCAGGGCGGCGACGAGCCGTTCCTCGACGGCTGCCGCGTGGGCGCCGTGTGGGGCACGCACTGGCACGGTTCGCTGGAGAGCGACGGCTTCCGGCGGGCGTTCCTGCGGCGCGTCGCGGAAGCCGCGGGCCGGGCGTTCGTCCCGGCACCGGACACGAGCTTCGCGGCGCTGCGGGAGGAACAGCTGGACCGGCTGGGCGATCTGATCGAGGAACACGCGGACACGGACGCGCTGCTGCGGCTGATCGAGGACGGGGTTCCCCCGGGGGTCCCGTTCATACCGCCGGGCGCACCGGCTCCGCTCGCGCGGAACGACAACACAGGGGGTACCCGTTGA